In Zobellia roscoffensis, the following are encoded in one genomic region:
- a CDS encoding arylsulfatase, whose product MKHNLFKSSKKLGHQNKQSFLAKSLSVFMILACTSSAVMQAQSKSKEKPNVIVVITDDQGMGDLGSYGNPYIKTPNIDTFYKDAVRFNNYHVSTTCAPSRGAIMSGRHTNRLNVFHTITGRSLLFEDEVILPQIFAQNGYTNGMFGKWHLGDNYPYRPEDRGFHEVVRHGGGGITQGPDYWNNDYFDDTYWHNGKTEKYEGYCTDVFFSEALDFIETNKDKPFFCYIATNAPHGPLNVPKEYMDMYKGVDGLEEKFQRFYGMITNIDDNFKLLEDKLAALDIADNTILIFTTDNGTAGGNKVFDAGLRGGKGSEYEGGHRVPLLIRWPNGELSGGKDIDKLVAHYDLLPTFVDLLGFDFNPVKPLDGKSLKPLLYEEAEEWPNRILYMDTQRLQNLVKYRKYSVMDDNWRLVNGTELYDMNIDRSQTTNVFDKHPEVAERLAVGYEKWWQSIMDENVNERYAYIKVGSPEENPSRISSHDMMTGKFGHMWHQYGATNASQATGNWKIEFVEDGDYKISLCRFPRESGLAINETFPAEKQRVELERAMPASTKSDFEEAYIYVADLEKTAKIEKGQKEVSFTAKVSAGKYDMEAQLIDKDKRLHPAYYVYIEKL is encoded by the coding sequence ATGAAACATAATTTATTTAAAAGCAGTAAAAAGCTCGGGCACCAAAATAAGCAAAGCTTCTTAGCGAAGAGCCTTTCCGTTTTCATGATTTTGGCTTGTACGTCATCTGCAGTAATGCAGGCACAAAGTAAATCCAAAGAAAAACCAAATGTAATTGTGGTGATTACGGATGATCAAGGTATGGGGGATTTGGGGAGTTACGGAAATCCCTATATCAAAACCCCAAATATTGATACCTTCTATAAAGACGCCGTACGGTTTAACAATTATCATGTTTCTACTACCTGTGCGCCTAGTAGAGGCGCGATTATGAGTGGTAGACATACCAATCGGCTAAACGTTTTTCATACCATAACTGGGCGTTCCCTACTTTTTGAGGATGAGGTAATACTACCACAGATATTTGCGCAGAACGGATATACAAATGGCATGTTCGGTAAATGGCATTTAGGGGATAATTATCCGTACCGTCCGGAAGACAGAGGTTTTCATGAAGTTGTCCGTCATGGAGGTGGGGGAATTACCCAAGGTCCTGATTATTGGAACAATGATTATTTTGATGATACGTATTGGCATAATGGAAAAACCGAAAAATACGAAGGCTACTGTACCGATGTTTTCTTTTCGGAAGCATTGGACTTCATAGAAACCAACAAGGATAAACCTTTCTTTTGTTATATCGCGACCAATGCTCCTCACGGTCCTTTGAACGTGCCAAAAGAGTATATGGATATGTATAAAGGCGTAGACGGGTTGGAGGAAAAATTCCAACGGTTCTACGGAATGATTACCAATATAGACGACAATTTTAAGCTTTTGGAAGATAAGTTAGCTGCTTTGGATATTGCAGATAACACCATTCTAATTTTTACAACGGATAATGGTACCGCTGGTGGAAATAAAGTTTTTGATGCAGGTTTAAGAGGAGGTAAAGGTAGTGAGTACGAAGGTGGTCACCGTGTTCCTTTGCTAATCCGTTGGCCAAATGGGGAACTTTCAGGAGGTAAGGATATAGATAAATTGGTAGCTCATTATGACCTGTTGCCTACGTTCGTTGATCTTCTAGGTTTTGATTTTAATCCGGTGAAGCCATTGGACGGAAAAAGTCTAAAACCTTTGCTTTATGAGGAAGCCGAGGAATGGCCAAATAGAATTTTATATATGGATACCCAGCGCTTACAGAATTTGGTGAAATATAGAAAGTACTCTGTTATGGACGATAACTGGCGTTTGGTAAACGGGACGGAGCTTTATGATATGAATATAGATCGCAGCCAGACTACGAATGTATTTGACAAACATCCTGAGGTAGCGGAAAGGTTAGCTGTGGGTTATGAAAAATGGTGGCAGTCCATCATGGATGAAAACGTTAACGAGCGTTACGCTTATATTAAAGTAGGTTCTCCCGAAGAAAATCCTAGCCGTATTTCATCACATGATATGATGACGGGTAAATTCGGGCATATGTGGCATCAATACGGAGCAACAAATGCCTCACAAGCTACAGGAAATTGGAAAATTGAGTTTGTTGAGGATGGTGATTATAAAATTAGCTTATGCCGTTTTCCACGGGAAAGTGGTTTGGCCATAAACGAAACTTTTCCAGCAGAAAAACAGAGGGTAGAGTTAGAAAGAGCTATGCCGGCAAGTACAAAATCCGATTTTGAAGAGGCCTATATTTATGTTGCCGATTTGGAAAA
- a CDS encoding SusC/RagA family TonB-linked outer membrane protein — MKKRTTKIYPFGIIPKEILKVCFCAFLLPALISEVQASSAPITSELDFEDVQQQITGAVLDNAGIPLAGVNVLIDGTTTGTQTDFDGKYTIAASSGDVLVFSYIGMKTQSLAVGASSSIDVTMEEDAASLDEVVVIGYGSQKKSDLTGAVGSVSAAELQERPAASLTQSLSGKMPGVSVSINSGRPGGKSNIRIRGNSSVSLSNDPLYVVDGIILVSSGLGNNSSPIDYINPNDIASIEVLKDASATAIYGSRGANGVILVSTKRGNKSGGKISYDSYYSLGNLSRKVDVLNSEQFLMIEEVAYQNAEKYDAVGFANGKYTDPALKRNDPKLFDANGNPLYDTDWQDEVTRAAFTQNHQLSFTGGNEKGSYGAFLGYMDEEGIMKDSWLKRYSGRFVFDSNIRDWMKVGGSLSYNNQKERVIHASWVGRNMIENIPIVPVKYPDGSWASNADYPGMEGGPNPVRVGEEYKKFLRTNTILGNIFANITLAKGLDFRTSIGVNNVEQKTDEYAGRELSFIGTNTNGYAERSANEYTSWQFENYLTYNKEIADTHSITGLLGISWQHINNTAFSARAENFSDDFFSFDNLGAGSVVGNPTSSAFAYGLNSYFGRINYGLQNKYLLTVTGRVDGSSKFGDTNRYAFFPSAALAWKVSEENFLKESKTISNLKLRASYGVTGNSEIPAYGALPGLGNYAYVVNNSVVNGIGIDRLANPDLKWEKTNQVDAGIEVGLFDGRISFEADIYRKLTEDMLLNSPVPTSSGYASVFRNIGSMENKGIEFSLSTRNIATDNFSWDTDFNIAMNKNEVVALSGGSDIFSSRTIIREGEAVGSFFGLVNLGTWGTDEADEAATYFRLPGDVKIEDRNDDGVINQADRTIIGKGIPDGYGSLINTFRYKNFELLVDLQFQYGNDIMYITTRPQENRQGIANSLATVLDAWTPENQDTEIAQWRPVSAGYDNLDTSHMIQDGSFIRGRNLLLGYNFSPDISEKLKLSRLKIYTSAQNFFVSTKYEGYDPEVQTSDTTFGQGEVNFDQYPKPRVFMIGLNATF; from the coding sequence ATGAAAAAACGGACAACCAAAATTTACCCCTTTGGCATTATCCCAAAGGAGATTCTTAAGGTATGCTTTTGTGCATTCCTTTTACCAGCATTAATTTCTGAAGTTCAGGCGAGCAGCGCTCCCATAACTTCAGAACTTGATTTTGAAGATGTTCAACAGCAAATTACCGGTGCTGTATTGGATAATGCAGGGATACCACTTGCAGGTGTGAATGTTCTAATAGATGGCACAACAACAGGTACACAAACTGACTTTGATGGGAAATATACGATTGCTGCAAGTTCGGGAGATGTATTGGTCTTTTCGTACATTGGTATGAAAACTCAGTCGCTAGCGGTTGGCGCATCTAGTAGTATAGATGTAACCATGGAGGAGGATGCTGCAAGTTTAGATGAGGTGGTTGTAATTGGTTATGGTAGCCAAAAGAAAAGTGACCTAACAGGTGCCGTTGGTTCTGTCTCTGCAGCCGAGTTGCAAGAGCGTCCCGCCGCTTCCCTTACCCAATCCTTATCAGGTAAAATGCCTGGTGTAAGCGTATCTATTAATTCAGGTAGACCGGGAGGAAAATCTAATATCAGAATTAGAGGAAATTCTTCGGTTAGTCTTTCTAATGATCCATTGTATGTAGTAGATGGAATTATATTGGTCTCATCGGGATTGGGCAATAATAGTTCTCCAATAGATTACATCAACCCTAATGATATTGCTTCAATTGAAGTTTTAAAAGATGCTTCGGCAACGGCAATATATGGTTCTAGGGGTGCTAATGGTGTTATTCTGGTTTCTACGAAAAGAGGAAATAAATCAGGAGGGAAAATAAGCTATGATAGCTATTACAGTTTAGGAAACCTTTCCCGAAAAGTAGACGTACTGAATTCCGAACAATTTTTGATGATAGAAGAGGTCGCCTATCAGAATGCAGAAAAATATGATGCAGTGGGCTTTGCCAATGGCAAGTATACAGACCCTGCTTTAAAAAGAAATGATCCAAAACTTTTTGATGCCAACGGCAATCCGCTTTATGATACGGACTGGCAAGATGAGGTAACCCGGGCGGCCTTCACACAGAACCACCAACTGTCGTTTACAGGAGGAAATGAGAAAGGTAGTTATGGTGCGTTTCTTGGTTATATGGACGAAGAAGGCATCATGAAAGATTCATGGTTAAAGAGATATTCTGGTCGTTTTGTTTTTGATTCCAATATTAGGGATTGGATGAAAGTAGGCGGTAGTCTTAGTTATAATAATCAAAAAGAAAGAGTCATTCACGCCTCGTGGGTAGGTAGAAATATGATTGAAAATATTCCAATTGTTCCAGTAAAATATCCAGATGGTAGTTGGGCTAGTAATGCGGATTATCCAGGAATGGAAGGAGGTCCAAATCCAGTACGGGTAGGTGAAGAGTACAAAAAGTTTTTGCGAACTAATACCATACTAGGAAACATATTCGCCAATATTACCTTGGCAAAGGGACTGGATTTTAGAACTTCCATAGGTGTAAATAACGTAGAGCAAAAAACGGATGAATATGCTGGCCGTGAACTAAGTTTTATTGGAACGAATACAAACGGTTACGCAGAAAGATCGGCAAATGAGTATACTTCATGGCAATTTGAAAATTACCTGACCTATAACAAAGAGATTGCTGATACCCATTCCATAACTGGTTTGTTGGGGATATCATGGCAACATATAAATAATACGGCATTTAGTGCCCGAGCGGAGAATTTCTCGGATGACTTTTTTAGCTTCGATAATTTAGGAGCAGGATCAGTGGTTGGCAATCCAACGTCAAGTGCTTTTGCTTATGGCCTGAATTCTTATTTCGGACGGATCAATTACGGACTTCAAAATAAATACTTATTGACTGTTACAGGTCGTGTAGATGGATCATCCAAATTTGGAGATACCAATAGATACGCTTTCTTTCCTTCAGCGGCCTTGGCTTGGAAAGTTTCCGAAGAGAATTTCTTGAAAGAATCTAAAACAATATCCAATCTTAAATTAAGAGCTAGTTACGGTGTTACGGGTAACTCGGAAATACCTGCATACGGAGCATTACCAGGTTTAGGAAACTATGCTTATGTGGTTAATAACTCGGTTGTTAATGGTATTGGTATAGATCGTTTGGCAAATCCTGATTTAAAATGGGAAAAAACAAACCAAGTAGATGCAGGAATTGAAGTTGGTCTATTTGATGGAAGAATTTCCTTTGAGGCGGATATCTACCGTAAACTGACCGAAGATATGCTACTGAACTCACCAGTGCCCACCAGTAGTGGTTATGCCTCGGTATTTCGGAATATTGGAAGTATGGAAAATAAGGGTATTGAATTTTCTTTAAGTACCAGGAATATTGCCACCGATAATTTTTCTTGGGACACGGATTTCAACATTGCAATGAATAAAAATGAGGTAGTCGCGCTTTCTGGAGGAAGTGATATTTTTTCTAGTAGAACAATCATTCGAGAGGGAGAGGCTGTAGGTTCATTCTTTGGCCTTGTTAATCTGGGAACATGGGGAACCGATGAAGCGGATGAAGCGGCAACATATTTCAGATTACCAGGAGATGTTAAGATTGAGGATAGAAATGATGATGGGGTTATCAATCAGGCAGATAGAACCATTATTGGAAAAGGTATTCCTGATGGTTACGGAAGCTTAATAAACACCTTCCGCTACAAGAATTTTGAATTATTGGTGGATTTACAGTTTCAGTATGGTAATGATATCATGTACATCACTACCCGTCCGCAAGAAAATCGCCAAGGTATTGCAAACAGTCTTGCTACCGTATTGGATGCCTGGACGCCTGAAAACCAGGATACGGAAATTGCACAGTGGAGACCTGTATCTGCAGGTTATGATAATTTAGACACCTCTCACATGATTCAAGATGGGTCGTTTATTAGAGGTAGAAACTTATTGTTGGGATACAATTTCTCACCGGATATTTCTGAAAAACTAAAGCTAAGCAGGTTAAAGATATATACGTCTGCGCAAAATTTCTTTGTGAGCACAAAATATGAAGGTTATGATCCAGAGGTGCAAACTAGTGATACCACATTTGGACAAGGAGAGGTAAACTTTGATCAATATCCAAAGCCTAGAGTATTTATGATTGGGTTGAACGCAACTTTCTAA
- a CDS encoding sulfatase-like hydrolase/transferase, with translation MKIGIKLLLFSALIILSCGDKKEGKKEIAVDEDTRPNIIFIFADDWGYGDLGIHGSTFCETPNLDKMAAEGMDFQNFSVVNPVCSPSRVAVMTGQFPARQSVHGHFASVESHIKRGMPDWLNPEAPLLPKMLKESGYATAHFGKWHLSNTHIKDAPSPLDYGYDEYGAFNLPSNLHQMQADSTLYKTIDFVKRNKDKPFFVNAWIHATHTPHYPKEKYMQQFAHLKEQQQVYAAVIAEYDARIGELFKTLQNLGLDENTLVVFSSDNGPEITGKIKTTDDNSTGPGMGTYYSVGETGGLKGRKRSLFAGGVRIPFLVRWPGKTPSGVVDRTTELATVDLLPTFLELANTTYPENYEPDGVSIVSAIMGKPFERQKPIFWDWRFPNDRPDFWPSAGVQEGNWKLLANEELGRAELYDISSDWAEQKDVSVENPEKKKELMDKFKTFEKSLPKSPPANSFSEERNSIGSTNE, from the coding sequence ATGAAAATAGGAATAAAACTCTTGCTTTTTAGCGCTTTGATAATTCTTTCGTGTGGTGATAAAAAAGAAGGTAAAAAAGAGATAGCGGTTGATGAAGACACCCGGCCCAATATCATATTCATTTTTGCCGATGATTGGGGGTATGGTGATTTAGGTATTCATGGTAGTACCTTTTGTGAAACCCCAAACCTTGATAAAATGGCCGCAGAGGGCATGGACTTTCAAAACTTCTCTGTGGTGAATCCCGTTTGTTCACCAAGTAGAGTTGCCGTAATGACAGGGCAATTTCCGGCAAGGCAGAGTGTACACGGTCACTTTGCATCTGTGGAATCACATATAAAAAGAGGCATGCCGGATTGGTTAAACCCTGAAGCACCCTTACTTCCAAAAATGCTAAAAGAATCAGGGTATGCCACCGCTCATTTTGGAAAATGGCATCTTTCAAATACCCATATTAAAGATGCACCTAGTCCGTTGGATTATGGTTATGATGAGTACGGTGCGTTTAATTTACCGAGTAACCTGCATCAAATGCAAGCAGACTCAACCCTATATAAAACGATTGATTTTGTAAAACGGAACAAAGACAAACCGTTTTTTGTGAATGCTTGGATTCATGCTACACATACCCCGCATTATCCCAAAGAAAAGTACATGCAGCAATTTGCTCATTTAAAGGAACAACAACAGGTTTACGCAGCGGTGATAGCGGAGTATGATGCCCGCATTGGTGAGTTATTTAAAACCTTGCAAAATTTAGGTTTAGATGAAAATACATTGGTAGTTTTTTCTTCGGATAATGGACCTGAAATAACCGGAAAAATTAAAACTACCGATGATAATTCTACAGGCCCTGGTATGGGAACTTATTATTCTGTAGGAGAAACAGGGGGACTCAAAGGTCGTAAGCGTTCTTTATTCGCAGGCGGTGTGCGTATACCGTTTCTAGTGCGCTGGCCTGGTAAAACTCCATCTGGTGTGGTTGATAGAACTACAGAATTGGCTACGGTAGATTTGCTACCCACATTTTTAGAATTAGCGAATACAACCTATCCTGAAAATTATGAACCTGATGGGGTAAGTATAGTATCGGCTATTATGGGAAAACCTTTTGAAAGACAAAAGCCGATTTTTTGGGATTGGCGCTTTCCGAATGATCGACCTGATTTTTGGCCAAGTGCAGGTGTACAAGAAGGGAATTGGAAGTTGTTAGCAAATGAAGAACTAGGAAGAGCGGAATTATATGATATTTCTTCTGACTGGGCAGAGCAGAAAGATGTGTCGGTAGAAAATCCAGAAAAGAAGAAAGAACTAATGGATAAGTTCAAAACATTCGAAAAATCACTACCAAAAAGTCCACCTGCTAATTCATTTTCAGAAGAAAGAAATTCAATAGGTTCCACAAATGAATAA
- a CDS encoding RagB/SusD family nutrient uptake outer membrane protein, with protein sequence MKNIIKTRIQVVLVGFSLIIGAGCSDFLEETDPSNITADSYFKTAEHAESAVYSIYSNLRDVRGGSYGGSPWLMLEFATGLADSDLGQADNSNIIRNLTNTSDNAYGKSYWDSSYKGIANANLAIANIPDITMDEGQKNQLLGEARFLRAYYYYNLVRIFGSVPLITDPIDLSSENLYSSQETVENIYTVIVEDLTTAEASGLPFNDGTGKVTLGAVKSLLSSVYLTMAGNPLQLGSEYYQKAADKAKEVIDSAEYSLFSTYADLHDPEQNNTGENIFMVQYEAFVDPSDWQPLVIPYNMNISAYSEQTGAIYANLDFINSYDEGDKRIAEKEFYYTMYTSKFDRDETIVLGGYFLYKHFDIVANLDTASSDLNWDLIRYAEVLLIYAEASNEVSGPTAEAYNAVNGIRTRAELPDLAGLSKDQFREAIWKEKWHELSYENVTWFDMVRLKKGFNVTTGTFEDFVGHQFAYGPTLTERELLFPIPTDELRNNENLVQNAGY encoded by the coding sequence ATGAAAAATATAATTAAAACCAGAATTCAAGTAGTCTTGGTGGGATTCTCGCTAATCATAGGAGCGGGCTGTTCGGATTTTCTTGAAGAAACCGATCCATCTAACATTACTGCAGACAGTTATTTTAAAACTGCGGAACATGCAGAATCTGCGGTATATTCCATCTATTCCAATTTAAGGGACGTGCGTGGAGGGTCATACGGAGGTAGTCCTTGGCTAATGTTAGAATTTGCTACAGGTTTAGCAGATAGTGATTTAGGTCAGGCAGATAATAGCAATATCATTCGGAATTTAACGAATACGTCAGACAATGCGTATGGTAAATCGTACTGGGATAGCAGCTATAAAGGTATAGCCAATGCGAACTTGGCTATTGCAAACATTCCGGATATTACTATGGATGAAGGCCAAAAAAATCAACTATTGGGAGAAGCTCGGTTTTTAAGAGCCTATTACTATTATAATCTTGTTAGGATTTTTGGCAGCGTTCCTTTAATTACTGACCCAATTGATTTAAGTTCGGAAAACTTGTATTCATCCCAAGAAACAGTAGAGAATATTTATACGGTAATCGTAGAAGATTTAACTACTGCAGAGGCATCTGGTTTACCGTTTAATGATGGTACTGGAAAAGTAACTTTGGGTGCAGTTAAATCGTTGCTATCTAGTGTGTATTTAACTATGGCTGGTAACCCTCTACAATTGGGTAGTGAGTACTATCAAAAAGCAGCGGACAAAGCCAAGGAAGTTATTGATTCGGCAGAATACAGCTTATTTTCTACGTATGCAGATTTACATGACCCTGAGCAAAACAATACAGGCGAGAATATTTTTATGGTTCAATATGAAGCTTTTGTAGACCCTTCTGATTGGCAGCCATTGGTAATACCGTATAACATGAATATTTCTGCTTATTCGGAACAGACAGGTGCTATTTATGCCAATCTGGATTTTATAAATTCATATGATGAAGGAGATAAAAGGATAGCAGAAAAGGAATTTTACTATACCATGTATACGTCAAAATTCGATAGGGATGAAACTATTGTTCTAGGTGGATACTTCCTCTATAAGCATTTTGATATTGTTGCTAATCTTGATACGGCAAGTAGTGATTTAAATTGGGATTTGATTCGCTATGCTGAAGTCTTATTAATTTATGCTGAGGCGTCAAATGAGGTGTCAGGTCCTACAGCAGAAGCTTATAATGCGGTAAACGGAATTAGAACTAGAGCAGAGCTTCCTGATTTGGCCGGACTAAGCAAAGACCAGTTTCGTGAAGCTATTTGGAAGGAAAAATGGCACGAGCTTAGTTATGAGAATGTCACTTGGTTTGATATGGTTAGGCTTAAAAAAGGATTTAATGTTACCACGGGAACTTTTGAAGATTTCGTAGGTCATCAATTTGCATATGGCCCAACATTGACGGAACGTGAACTATTGTTTCCAATACCTACAGATGAGCTTCGTAACAATGAGAATCTTGTTCAGAATGCAGGATATTAA